Proteins found in one Kwoniella bestiolae CBS 10118 chromosome 1, complete sequence genomic segment:
- a CDS encoding protein YOP1, with protein MAAPTQSQQIKQNFLNHPYTQQASRFATGQVNALDAELNRYPLLRNIEQQTKVPKAYGVLALAASAVVLIFFNMFGLAQPVSNLIGWALPAYLSVQAIESPQSNDDKQWLTYWVVFGSLNLAESLGVRAILYWVPMYFVFKTLFTIWLMLPATRGAETLYYHVLRPVIGNVKQKSQSTTGQTNPFAKDSAAASGFNPAGTTAPSSFEREWASHLAGTTGYRY; from the exons ATGGCCGCcccaacccaatcccaacaaATCAAACAAAACTTCCTCAACCACCCTTACACCCAACAAGCCTCCAGATTCGCTACTGGGCAAGTCAACGCTCTCGATGCTGAG CTTAACAGATACCCTCTCTTGAGAAACATCGAACAACAAACCAAAGTCCCCAAGGCGTATGGTGTACTAGCTTTGGCCGCTTC CGCcgtcgtcctcatcttcttcaacatGTTCGGCCTCGCCCAACCCGTCTCGAACCTCATCGGATGGGCTCTCCCCGCCTACCTGTCCGTCCAAGCCATTGAATCCCCTCAATCAAACGACGACAAACAATGGTTGACCTACTGGGTCGTCTTTGGTTCGCTCAACCTCGCTGAATCCCTCGGTGTACGAGCTATCCTCTACTGGGTTCCTATGTACTTTGTCTTCAAGACTTTGTTCACCATCTGGC TCATGCTCCCCGCTACTCGAGGTGCCGAAACTCTCTACTACCACGTCCTCCGACCCGTCATCGGAAACGTCAAGCAAaaatcccaatccaccactGGCCAAACCAACCCATTCGCCAAGGACTCAGCCGCCGCTTCAGGATTCAACCCCGCTGGGACTACCGCTCCTTCAAGCTTTGAGCGTGAGTGGGCGTCTCACCTTGCTGGCACGACAGGATATAGATACTGA
- a CDS encoding diphthine synthase yields the protein MFYVIGLGLSDEKDITVKGLEAIKGCERVYLESYTSILMVSKERLEAFYEKEVIIATREMVELEADEILRDSDKIDVAFLVVGDPLGATTHTDLLLRARSLSIPTSVIHNASILTALGSTGLQMYNFGQTLSLVFYTETWRPDSWFERLEENLRIGVHTLVLLDIKVREQSEENMARGRLIYEPPRYMNPHQAFSQILLTESLRHPKDPSSSSSSSNNGDVDVDVEVKESLLPPASTLAISLSRIGTPTQKLISGTLEELAQLSEEEFGEPLHSVVIVGKKLHPLEFEYAGRFAVGGEAGGWWKVGKEVYGVERETF from the exons ATGTTCTACGTTATTGGATTAGGGCTGAGCGATGAGAAGGATATAACCGTGAAAGGGTTAGAG GCTATCAAGGGATGCGAGAGGGTCTACTTGGAGAGCTATACCTCGATATTGATGGTTTCGAAAGAACGATTG GAAGCATTCtacgagaaggaagtgatAATAGCCACCAGGGAGATGGTTGAACTTGAGGCGGATGAGATACTCCGTGATTCCGATAAGATCGATGTGGCTTTTCTGGTGGTCGGTGATCCTCTCgg AGCAACGACCCACACCGACCTCCTCCTGCGCGCCCGCTCCCtatccatccccacctcagTAATCCACAACGCCTCGATCCTCACCGCCCTAGGATCAACGGGACTACAAATGTACAATTTCGGTCAGACCCTTTCTTTGGTATTCTACACTGAGACTTGGAGGCCGGACAGTTGGTttgagagattggaggagaatTTGAGGATCGGGGTGCATACGTTGGTTTTGCTGGATATTAAAGTTAGGGAGCAGAGTGAGGAGAATATGGCTAG AGGCCGCCTCATATACGAGCCACCAAGATATATGAACCCCCACCAAGCATTCTCCCAAATCCTCCTAACAGAGTCCCTTAGACATCCCAAagacccctcttcctcctcctcttcatctaataatggggatgtagatgtggatgtagAGGTGAAAGAATCCCTCTTACCACCCGCATCAACATTGgccatctccctctcacgGATTGGAACCCCCACGCAGAAGTTGATCAGTGGGACTTTGGAGGAACTTGCACAACTCTCcgaagaggaatttggagAACCATTGCATTCGGTCGTTATTGTTGGTAAGAAACTACATCCATTGGAATTTGAGTATGCCGGACGGTTTGCCGTGGGTGGTGAAGCTggggggtggtggaaggttgGTAAGGAGGTTTatggggttgagagggagacGTTTTAG